The following proteins come from a genomic window of Frankia casuarinae:
- a CDS encoding ABC transporter permease has product MRAVARFLLRRLVVGAGVLWGAATLAFVTLHVVPGDPVDTLIGPTFGISPQLREQINETYGFQSPLVVQYGTWLRRLVTGHLGTSYQLQRPVVEVLSGQVWPTVQLALTASALAALLAVGLAVSTAGRGGTTHRLGRMLATSAELLVVSSPTFWIGILLITLFSAHLGWFPSAGATGPSGLVLPASALALPIAGVLAQVLREGLDAALEAPFVVSVRARGIGAVGVLTRHALRHAALPLVTLLGWAVGSLLGGAVVTEAVFARPGIGRVTLVAISAKDIPVVTAVVLLSAAVFVVVNSVVDLLYLLIDPRLRDDGSGAGRATAVDLAVSR; this is encoded by the coding sequence GTGCGGGCTGTGGCGAGGTTCCTGCTGCGCCGGCTGGTCGTGGGCGCCGGGGTCCTATGGGGCGCGGCGACGTTGGCCTTCGTGACGCTGCACGTCGTACCGGGTGATCCTGTCGACACTTTGATCGGGCCTACGTTCGGGATCTCGCCGCAGCTTCGGGAGCAGATCAACGAGACGTACGGATTCCAGTCGCCGCTCGTCGTCCAGTACGGCACCTGGCTGCGCCGCCTGGTGACCGGCCATCTCGGCACCTCCTACCAGCTGCAGCGGCCGGTCGTGGAGGTGTTGTCCGGTCAGGTGTGGCCGACGGTGCAGCTGGCGCTCACGGCGTCCGCACTCGCCGCGCTGCTGGCGGTCGGACTCGCGGTGTCGACCGCCGGCCGGGGCGGCACCACCCACCGGCTCGGCCGGATGCTGGCGACCAGCGCCGAGCTGCTCGTCGTGTCGAGCCCGACGTTCTGGATCGGCATCCTGCTCATCACCCTCTTCTCCGCGCATCTCGGCTGGTTTCCCAGCGCCGGCGCCACTGGCCCGTCCGGACTGGTCCTCCCGGCGTCCGCGCTGGCCCTGCCGATCGCCGGGGTCCTTGCCCAGGTGCTGCGGGAGGGCCTTGACGCCGCGCTGGAGGCTCCGTTCGTCGTCTCGGTTCGCGCCCGCGGCATCGGCGCGGTGGGTGTGCTGACCCGCCATGCCCTGCGCCATGCCGCGCTCCCGCTCGTCACCCTGCTCGGCTGGGCGGTGGGCAGCCTGCTCGGCGGCGCCGTCGTCACCGAGGCGGTGTTCGCCCGGCCGGGGATCGGTCGGGTGACCCTCGTGGCGATCTCGGCCAAGGACATCCCGGTGGTCACCGCGGTGGTGCTGCTGTCCGCGGCGGTCTTCGTCGTCGTGAACAGCGTAGTCGACCTGCTCTACCTGCTCATCGACCCGCGACTGCGCGACGACGGATCCGGTGCCGGGAGGGCCACGGCGGTTGATCTGGCGGTGTCCCGGTGA
- a CDS encoding ABC transporter substrate-binding protein, with protein sequence MKRPRPRFHPAVRVAAVAAAAAMLGACASDPAPAGSTSANGAGGTPHRGGTLTFAVATEGDCLDPHVSPADVTAVIQRGVFDSLVTQQPGGGVGPWLATSWTVSADAKTFTFKLKDGVTFHDGTPFDAAAVKANFDHIAAKSTKSQYAVALLGPYVGTEVVDPHTAKVTFSKPYAAFLAAAATTYLGIESSKKIADAPDTLCSGGPNSVGTGPFRFTRYVKGSVAEFTRNDGYTSAPGGAKHTGAAYLDKLAIRFLPEDATRVSALRSGEIDAADGVPAQNVAAIEGDTSLRLLKVIPQNANYSIYFNTRRAPFSDERVRKAVQRAVDVDTIVKTVYAGQYARAWSTLTPKNIAYDRSLEKAFPHDVTAANKLLDEAGYTGRDADGYRTKNGARLVLDWPYVGAFNREQRDIVSQAVQADLKKVGIATKLYSMDSGAYTTQRNAGGYDLIAYSWGKSDPDLLRTLFASNLAFTQGGANSSGIAVPEVDDWLATGAGTTDLAARKKAYGQVQKYVIDHAYTLPIYVFTRTVGTASKVHDITFDADAFPLFYDSWVG encoded by the coding sequence ATGAAACGCCCACGTCCCCGATTCCACCCCGCCGTCCGCGTCGCGGCCGTCGCGGCCGCCGCCGCCATGCTCGGCGCCTGCGCGTCCGATCCGGCACCCGCCGGCTCCACCAGCGCGAACGGGGCGGGCGGAACACCGCACCGGGGCGGCACGCTCACCTTCGCGGTGGCCACCGAGGGCGACTGCCTCGACCCGCACGTCAGCCCGGCCGACGTCACCGCCGTCATCCAGCGGGGTGTGTTCGACTCGCTCGTGACGCAGCAGCCGGGCGGCGGGGTCGGCCCGTGGCTGGCCACGTCGTGGACGGTCTCAGCCGACGCGAAGACGTTCACCTTCAAGCTCAAGGACGGCGTGACGTTCCACGACGGCACACCGTTCGACGCGGCGGCGGTGAAGGCGAACTTCGACCACATCGCGGCGAAGTCAACGAAGTCGCAGTACGCGGTGGCGCTGCTCGGCCCCTACGTCGGCACCGAGGTCGTCGACCCGCACACGGCCAAGGTCACCTTCTCCAAGCCGTACGCGGCATTCCTCGCCGCGGCCGCCACGACCTACCTCGGCATCGAGTCGTCGAAGAAGATCGCCGACGCGCCGGACACCCTCTGCTCGGGCGGGCCGAACTCGGTGGGTACCGGGCCGTTTCGCTTCACCCGTTATGTGAAGGGATCGGTCGCCGAGTTCACCCGCAACGACGGCTACACCTCGGCCCCCGGCGGCGCGAAGCACACCGGCGCCGCCTACCTCGACAAGCTGGCCATCCGCTTCCTGCCCGAGGACGCGACGAGGGTGAGCGCGCTGCGCAGTGGGGAGATCGACGCCGCCGACGGCGTGCCGGCGCAGAACGTCGCCGCGATCGAGGGCGATACCTCCCTGCGGCTACTCAAGGTGATTCCGCAGAACGCCAACTACTCGATCTACTTCAACACCAGGCGTGCGCCGTTCTCCGACGAGCGGGTCCGTAAGGCCGTCCAGCGCGCCGTCGACGTCGACACGATCGTGAAGACGGTCTACGCCGGCCAGTACGCCCGCGCGTGGAGCACGCTGACGCCAAAGAACATCGCCTACGATCGCAGCCTCGAGAAGGCCTTCCCCCATGACGTCACCGCGGCGAACAAGCTACTCGACGAGGCCGGCTACACCGGCCGCGACGCCGACGGCTACCGCACGAAGAACGGCGCGCGTCTCGTCCTCGACTGGCCCTACGTCGGCGCCTTCAACCGCGAGCAGCGCGACATCGTCAGCCAGGCGGTACAGGCCGACCTGAAGAAGGTCGGCATCGCCACCAAGCTCTACTCGATGGACTCGGGCGCCTACACCACCCAGCGCAACGCCGGCGGCTACGACCTGATCGCCTACAGCTGGGGCAAGTCCGACCCCGACCTGCTCCGTACACTGTTCGCCTCGAATCTGGCGTTCACCCAGGGCGGGGCGAACAGTTCCGGGATCGCGGTGCCGGAGGTCGACGACTGGCTCGCGACCGGCGCCGGCACGACGGATCTCGCCGCCCGCAAGAAGGCCTACGGGCAGGTGCAGAAATATGTGATCGACCACGCGTACACCCTGCCGATCTACGTGTTCACCCGGACCGTCGGCACGGCGTCGAAGGTCCACGACATCACCTTCGACGCGGACGCCTTCCCGCTGTTCTACGACAGCTGGGTGGGCTGA
- a CDS encoding helix-turn-helix domain-containing protein, with protein sequence MTDDAEMPLLRRLVGQALRRRRLAQGRTLRDVADAARVSTPYLSEIERGLKEASSEILAAVCRALHIRLSDLLDEVRLELARLEPEVTPVTSPGPLSAVHGQATPPITARVISADLHAASGTAATASITGSAGIETTGVGATVGAASPFGVSPNLGLSPSFRAAVHTGRVVVPSPRRAAVAPGPRGSGRSEGPGRWSRPAAAFRPQHSRPEGGRGHARRQVGLWPVDVWQADRSGQPPDRTRSGAACR encoded by the coding sequence ATGACGGATGATGCCGAGATGCCGTTGCTGCGCCGGCTGGTCGGGCAGGCGCTGCGCCGACGTCGCCTCGCTCAGGGCCGCACCCTGCGGGACGTGGCGGACGCGGCGCGGGTGTCGACGCCCTACCTCTCGGAGATCGAACGCGGCCTGAAGGAGGCGTCTTCGGAGATCCTCGCCGCGGTCTGCCGGGCGCTGCACATCCGGCTGTCCGATCTGCTGGACGAGGTGCGTCTGGAGCTCGCCCGGCTCGAACCCGAGGTCACCCCCGTGACATCGCCTGGGCCGCTGTCCGCCGTCCACGGGCAGGCGACACCACCGATCACGGCCCGCGTCATCTCCGCTGACCTGCACGCCGCCAGCGGCACCGCGGCCACCGCCAGCATCACGGGCTCGGCTGGCATCGAAACAACCGGTGTCGGCGCAACGGTCGGCGCGGCGTCGCCCTTCGGCGTGTCGCCGAACCTGGGACTCTCGCCGAGCTTCCGGGCCGCCGTCCATACCGGCCGGGTGGTGGTGCCCAGCCCGCGGCGAGCCGCCGTCGCTCCCGGTCCGCGGGGATCGGGGAGATCGGAGGGGCCGGGCAGGTGGTCCCGGCCCGCGGCCGCCTTCCGGCCGCAGCATAGTCGGCCGGAAGGCGGCCGCGGGCACGCTCGTCGACAGGTCGGCCTGTGGCCAGTCGACGTGTGGCAGGCCGACCGGAGCGGCCAACCGCCGGATCGCACCCGGTCAGGCGCTGCGTGCCGATAG
- a CDS encoding helix-turn-helix transcriptional regulator, translated as MSDDARQRELGFFLRAHRERLRPEDVGLPATPRRRTPGLRREEVAALSGLGLAWYTWLEQGRVAASRQVLEAVARALRLDDDGRRHALALAGLHTPPADRHHTLVKALRSVLDNWPNCPALLLDRRFDVTAWNDAYTVLWGDPADVPEPQRNLLWLLVAQPRTRDGMGGSEDVAKDLLAQFRAQIGHHPDDQRGRAVLELLEQARPELRAWWQCRSVRVFTGRTVSAATPLGDISLMLSVLRPGDDPESTIWLQTPATPADRELLTRLAAETPGAAGRPDPAARQRLSA; from the coding sequence ATGAGCGACGACGCCCGCCAGCGTGAGCTTGGATTCTTTCTTCGTGCCCACCGTGAGCGCCTGCGACCCGAGGACGTCGGGTTGCCCGCCACACCTCGCCGCCGCACCCCGGGGCTGCGCCGGGAGGAGGTCGCCGCGCTCTCCGGCCTCGGCCTCGCCTGGTACACCTGGCTGGAACAAGGCCGGGTCGCCGCGTCCCGGCAGGTCCTCGAGGCCGTCGCCCGGGCCCTGCGGCTCGACGACGACGGTCGTCGCCACGCCCTGGCGCTCGCCGGCCTGCACACGCCGCCAGCGGACCGCCACCACACCCTCGTCAAGGCGCTGCGTTCGGTGCTGGACAACTGGCCGAACTGTCCGGCGTTGCTGCTCGACCGGCGCTTCGACGTCACCGCCTGGAACGACGCCTACACCGTCCTGTGGGGGGATCCCGCCGACGTGCCCGAGCCCCAGCGCAACCTGCTGTGGCTGCTGGTGGCGCAGCCCCGGACCCGGGACGGGATGGGCGGGTCCGAGGACGTGGCCAAGGACCTGCTCGCCCAGTTCCGCGCCCAGATCGGTCATCATCCCGACGACCAGCGCGGCCGTGCCGTGCTGGAGCTGCTCGAACAGGCGCGCCCCGAGCTGCGTGCCTGGTGGCAGTGCCGGTCCGTGCGCGTGTTCACGGGCCGCACGGTCAGCGCGGCCACGCCGCTCGGCGACATTTCGCTGATGCTGTCGGTGCTGCGACCGGGTGATGATCCGGAGTCCACCATCTGGCTCCAGACGCCCGCGACGCCCGCGGACCGGGAGCTGCTCACCCGGCTGGCGGCCGAGACGCCGGGCGCGGCGGGGCGCCCGGACCCCGCCGCGCGGCAGCGGCTCTCGGCCTGA
- a CDS encoding response regulator transcription factor — translation MSVFLLHAHPVTGAGLHLLLSTICRLDVVGRGHRLDAALPQIRRSRPRVLLLGLAGDLATDLAAVRRLRVEGDRIPTTRVLLLRPLATCAELTQILTTGASGAVLPDAPPADLAHAVTIAALGGVVFLPAPPPTGVPGPPVQAELPPQALGLTSRERAVLGQLARGLSNAEIACELALAEATVKRYLTGAMRKIGQPDRLRAGLYAYRHGLLDGPHAGWTGRGRGSGRGSAPDRMIE, via the coding sequence GTGTCGGTGTTTCTGCTGCACGCCCATCCGGTGACCGGGGCGGGGCTGCACCTGCTGCTCTCGACGATCTGCCGGCTCGACGTCGTCGGCCGCGGCCATCGGCTGGATGCCGCGCTGCCGCAGATCCGCCGCTCGCGTCCCCGGGTCCTGCTGCTCGGGCTCGCGGGGGATCTCGCGACCGACCTCGCGGCGGTGCGCCGGCTGCGCGTGGAGGGCGACCGGATCCCCACCACGCGCGTTCTGCTGTTGCGGCCGCTGGCCACCTGCGCCGAACTGACCCAGATCCTCACCACCGGTGCGTCGGGGGCGGTGCTGCCGGACGCCCCGCCTGCCGACCTCGCCCACGCGGTCACCATCGCCGCGCTCGGCGGCGTGGTCTTCCTGCCCGCGCCGCCGCCGACGGGGGTGCCGGGGCCGCCGGTCCAGGCCGAGCTGCCACCGCAGGCCCTCGGGCTGACCTCCCGGGAACGCGCGGTGCTCGGCCAACTCGCCCGCGGTCTGTCGAACGCGGAGATCGCTTGCGAGCTCGCCCTGGCCGAGGCAACGGTCAAGCGGTACCTCACCGGTGCGATGCGCAAGATCGGCCAGCCGGACCGGCTACGCGCCGGCCTCTACGCCTATCGGCACGGACTGCTGGACGGTCCGCATGCCGGCTGGACGGGCCGTGGGCGTGGGTCCGGCCGCGGATCGGCGCCGGACCGGATGATCGAATGA
- a CDS encoding ABC transporter permease, producing MTAVGETRPGTEPPAAGALAGTGGGRPRPGLIAAGLLIVLLLVATAWPGLLSRHPADGTNLGEALRGPSWAHWFGTDQLGRDVFARVVTGARHSLLLGAGATALGAGIGATVGLAAALGGRFADGLLMRLVDLLLAFPELLLALLVITIVGPGSVNAAVAIGIAAVPSYARVVRSRALVVRHAGFVDAGVALGLPRPVIMLRHIVPNTLGPLLVLATVGIGTAIISGSALSFLGLGTKPPAPEWGAMLADGRGVIDTAWWVVVFPGAAIAATVVAVTVLGRHARLRVEGRTP from the coding sequence GTGACCGCGGTCGGGGAAACCCGCCCCGGGACCGAGCCGCCCGCCGCCGGTGCCCTGGCCGGCACCGGCGGTGGCCGGCCGCGTCCCGGTTTGATCGCGGCCGGCCTGCTGATAGTCCTGCTTCTTGTCGCGACCGCCTGGCCGGGGCTGCTCAGCCGCCATCCCGCGGACGGGACGAACCTCGGCGAGGCGCTGCGCGGACCGAGCTGGGCACACTGGTTCGGCACCGACCAGCTGGGCCGGGACGTCTTCGCGCGGGTGGTCACCGGCGCCCGGCATTCGCTACTGCTCGGTGCCGGAGCGACCGCGCTCGGCGCGGGGATCGGGGCGACGGTCGGCCTCGCGGCGGCCCTCGGCGGCCGGTTCGCCGACGGGCTGCTCATGCGGCTCGTGGACCTGCTGCTTGCCTTCCCCGAACTGCTGCTCGCGCTGCTGGTCATCACCATCGTCGGTCCAGGATCGGTGAACGCGGCGGTGGCCATCGGCATCGCGGCGGTCCCCAGCTACGCGCGGGTTGTGCGGTCGCGTGCCCTCGTCGTCCGCCATGCCGGGTTCGTCGACGCCGGGGTGGCGCTCGGCCTGCCCCGGCCGGTGATCATGCTGCGCCACATCGTGCCGAACACGCTCGGACCGCTGCTCGTGCTGGCCACCGTCGGCATCGGGACGGCGATCATCTCCGGTTCGGCGTTGAGTTTCCTAGGCCTCGGTACGAAGCCGCCGGCCCCCGAGTGGGGGGCGATGCTCGCCGACGGCCGGGGCGTCATCGACACCGCCTGGTGGGTCGTGGTGTTCCCCGGGGCGGCGATCGCCGCCACGGTCGTCGCCGTGACCGTGCTCGGCCGCCATGCCCGCCTGCGGGTGGAGGGACGGACTCCGTGA
- a CDS encoding ATP-dependent Clp protease proteolytic subunit, translated as MTGRPPAASGIMLGGGAPRARHVLPNIVERTSRGEYSMDPYSKLLKERIVFLGVQIDDVSANDVMAQLLFLESEDPDRDISIYINSPGGSFTSLTAIYDTMQFVRPDISTICMGQAASAAAVLLAAGTPGKRFALENSRILIHQPSAQGEGQSSDIEIQAREILRVRALQETMLARHTGRTETEIRRDTERDKIFSADEAEEYGLIDEVIMSRKAARLLSARSA; from the coding sequence ATGACCGGGCGGCCTCCCGCCGCGAGCGGGATCATGCTGGGTGGCGGTGCGCCGAGGGCCCGTCACGTCCTGCCGAACATCGTGGAACGGACCTCCCGCGGCGAGTACTCGATGGATCCGTATTCGAAGCTGCTCAAGGAGCGGATCGTCTTTCTCGGTGTGCAGATCGATGATGTGTCGGCGAACGACGTGATGGCGCAGCTGCTGTTCCTGGAGTCCGAGGATCCCGACCGGGACATCTCGATCTACATCAACTCGCCGGGTGGGTCGTTCACGTCGTTGACGGCGATCTACGACACGATGCAGTTCGTGCGGCCGGACATCTCGACGATCTGCATGGGTCAGGCGGCGTCGGCGGCGGCGGTGCTGCTGGCGGCGGGCACGCCGGGGAAGCGGTTCGCGCTGGAGAACAGCCGGATCCTCATCCACCAGCCGTCGGCGCAGGGCGAGGGCCAGTCGAGCGACATCGAGATCCAGGCGCGGGAGATCCTGCGCGTACGGGCGCTGCAGGAGACGATGCTCGCCCGCCACACCGGTCGTACCGAGACGGAGATCCGTCGCGACACCGAACGCGATAAGATCTTCAGTGCCGATGAGGCCGAGGAGTACGGCCTCATCGACGAGGTCATCATGAGCCGTAAGGCCGCCCGGCTTCTATCGGCACGCAGCGCCTGA
- a CDS encoding dipeptide ABC transporter ATP-binding protein yields the protein MNDQPQVSPPAPPNLASPNLAPLGSEPPGSIPPSGRGAKEPSATLLTVDGLRVSFGRGARAVEAVRGISFDVGAGECVALVGESGSGKSVTARALVGLAGAGATVQARRLRLGGTDLIGLRDREWRALRGRRIGLVLQDALGSLDPLRRVEQEVDEALRAHGPVARAERGPRVVTLLARAGIPDPQVRARQYPHQLSGGLRQRVLIAAALAGTPDLLIADEPTTALDVSVQARILDLLAGLRASGMGLLLISHDLAVVARLADRVAVLRDGVILESGPTERVLGDPTHAYTRELLAAVPSARTRGSRLAGPVDEAGLASAGLDAGGSTGAEILLRATGLRKAFRTTDGERREVVRDVSFALRRGETLGLVGESGSGKTTLARIMLGLTEPDAGEVLLGGVPWVGPSDPGGGRGSSVSERERRPRRRQIQAIFQDPLGSFDPRLTVGRILTQALRVGGVARTERRDAAVRRLEQVGLSARELRRRPVELSGGQRQRVAIARALSVEPQVLICDEPVSALDVSIQAQVLDLLVDLRRTHRLAMVFVSHDLGVVRHLSDRVLVMYDGRIVESGEVETVFTAPRHPYTVRLLAAVPRLPAPPTPLSAAGPSPQAGPSPQAGTPVADSATAVPASG from the coding sequence GTGAACGACCAGCCGCAGGTCTCACCGCCGGCACCGCCGAACCTGGCATCGCCGAACCTGGCACCGCTGGGGTCGGAGCCCCCTGGTTCGATACCTCCGAGCGGGCGGGGGGCGAAGGAGCCGTCCGCGACCCTGCTGACCGTCGACGGGCTGCGGGTCTCCTTCGGCCGGGGCGCTCGGGCCGTCGAGGCGGTGCGGGGAATCTCCTTCGATGTCGGCGCGGGGGAGTGTGTGGCCCTCGTGGGCGAGTCCGGATCGGGTAAGAGCGTGACCGCCCGCGCCCTCGTCGGACTCGCCGGAGCGGGCGCGACGGTCCAGGCCCGGCGGCTGCGCCTGGGCGGGACCGACCTCATCGGGCTGCGGGACCGGGAATGGCGCGCCCTGCGTGGCCGCCGGATCGGCCTGGTGCTCCAGGACGCCCTCGGCTCCCTCGATCCGCTGCGGCGGGTCGAGCAGGAGGTCGACGAGGCGCTGCGGGCGCATGGCCCGGTCGCGCGAGCCGAACGTGGCCCCCGCGTCGTGACGCTGCTGGCGCGGGCCGGCATTCCTGATCCACAGGTCCGTGCCCGGCAGTACCCGCACCAGCTCTCCGGCGGGTTGCGCCAGCGGGTGCTGATCGCCGCGGCGCTGGCCGGCACCCCGGACCTGCTCATCGCCGACGAGCCGACCACCGCTCTCGACGTCTCGGTCCAGGCCCGGATCCTCGATCTGCTCGCCGGTCTGCGTGCGAGCGGGATGGGACTGCTGCTCATCAGCCATGACCTGGCGGTCGTTGCCCGGCTCGCCGATCGGGTCGCCGTGCTGCGCGACGGAGTGATCCTGGAAAGTGGCCCGACCGAGCGGGTGCTGGGCGATCCCACGCACGCCTATACCCGCGAGCTGCTTGCCGCCGTGCCCTCCGCACGGACCAGGGGCAGCCGGCTGGCCGGACCCGTCGACGAAGCCGGGCTCGCGTCTGCCGGGCTCGACGCGGGCGGCTCGACCGGCGCCGAGATCCTTCTGCGGGCGACGGGACTGCGCAAGGCGTTCCGGACGACGGACGGAGAGCGACGCGAGGTGGTCCGGGACGTCTCCTTCGCGCTGCGCCGCGGGGAGACCCTCGGGCTCGTCGGCGAGTCCGGTTCGGGGAAGACGACGCTCGCCCGGATCATGCTGGGTCTGACCGAACCCGACGCGGGTGAGGTGCTGCTCGGCGGCGTTCCCTGGGTCGGTCCGTCGGATCCTGGGGGCGGCCGGGGCAGCTCGGTGTCGGAGCGTGAGCGCCGACCACGCCGTCGGCAGATCCAGGCGATCTTCCAGGACCCGCTGGGTTCCTTCGACCCACGACTGACGGTGGGCCGGATCCTGACGCAGGCGCTGCGGGTGGGTGGGGTCGCGCGGACCGAGCGCCGCGACGCCGCCGTCCGACGGCTGGAACAGGTGGGGCTCTCCGCGCGGGAACTACGGCGCAGACCGGTCGAGCTGTCCGGCGGCCAGCGGCAGCGGGTGGCCATCGCCCGGGCGCTGTCCGTGGAACCGCAGGTGCTGATCTGCGACGAACCGGTATCCGCGCTCGACGTGTCCATCCAGGCCCAGGTCTTGGACCTGCTTGTCGACCTGCGCCGGACCCACCGTCTGGCCATGGTCTTCGTCTCTCACGACCTCGGCGTCGTGCGGCACCTCAGCGACCGGGTCCTGGTGATGTACGACGGGCGGATCGTCGAGTCCGGGGAGGTGGAGACGGTCTTCACCGCCCCCCGGCACCCCTACACCGTACGGCTGCTCGCCGCGGTGCCCCGGCTCCCCGCACCGCCTACCCCCCTATCGGCTGCCGGGCCGTCTCCGCAGGCCGGGCCGTCTCCGCAGGCCGGGACGCCCGTGGCCGACAGCGCCACAGCCGTACCGGCATCTGGGTAA
- a CDS encoding 4-hydroxyphenylacetate 3-hydroxylase family protein: MTLVTDSGHPGAIDDPGRPAAGDHPAGATADPPADSPLGTPPPAAQGLMTGERYRASLNDGREVWLDGEKVANVATHPAFRGAVDELARLFDLQHDPDLRDVLTVHEPEAGTRVGWSYQLPRTLDDLRARRRSTGVWMRESWGQHGRSPSFMANVAVGLLDFREHLECNQAGFGANAVAFYRHCAANDLVLGHALGDPQIDRTTSPVDDPDLALRIIAERDDGVVVRGAKQLTTLAPLAHEVLVYLSASFAQREAEQFVIWFGLPLATPGVKILCREPLGARPYGHAHALASRFDEQDAMLFFDDVLVPWDRVFLLRDGNLARVGLGRINAWSAAAGHIRYQERLRTLLAVGTLLADAIGASGLRHVQEDLGELASYVDLVGYFLDAGEARAETTDGGLLAPGNTDASRVWSAQVAGRAVEIVRRIGSSGVLMQPSERDLAAADLRPYLDRYMRGANLPVEEKSRLFRLAWELTADSFGQRQDLYEFVHRGDITRNRINLLRRDDLGPVTDQIRELITRPL; the protein is encoded by the coding sequence ATGACCCTCGTGACCGACAGCGGTCATCCCGGCGCCATCGACGATCCGGGCCGACCAGCCGCCGGTGACCACCCCGCCGGTGCGACGGCCGATCCCCCGGCCGACTCGCCGCTGGGAACCCCGCCGCCTGCCGCGCAGGGGCTGATGACCGGGGAGCGGTACCGGGCGAGCCTCAACGACGGCCGCGAGGTGTGGCTCGACGGGGAGAAGGTCGCGAACGTGGCGACGCATCCAGCCTTCCGGGGCGCCGTTGACGAGCTGGCCCGGCTGTTCGACCTGCAGCACGACCCGGATCTGCGCGACGTGCTCACCGTCCACGAACCCGAGGCGGGAACCCGCGTCGGCTGGTCCTACCAGCTGCCGCGCACGCTGGACGATCTGCGGGCCCGGCGGCGCAGCACGGGCGTGTGGATGCGCGAGTCCTGGGGTCAGCACGGCCGGTCGCCGTCGTTCATGGCGAACGTGGCGGTGGGTCTGCTCGACTTCCGGGAGCATCTGGAGTGCAACCAGGCCGGCTTCGGCGCCAACGCGGTGGCCTTCTACCGGCACTGTGCGGCCAATGACCTGGTCCTCGGCCACGCTTTGGGCGACCCGCAGATCGACCGGACCACCAGCCCCGTGGACGATCCCGATCTCGCGCTGCGCATCATCGCCGAGCGGGACGACGGCGTCGTCGTCCGGGGCGCCAAGCAGCTCACGACGCTGGCCCCACTGGCCCACGAGGTGCTCGTGTACCTCTCGGCGAGCTTCGCGCAGCGCGAGGCCGAGCAGTTCGTGATCTGGTTCGGCCTGCCGCTGGCTACCCCAGGCGTGAAGATCCTCTGTCGGGAGCCGCTGGGGGCCCGGCCGTACGGGCACGCCCACGCGCTCGCGTCCCGGTTCGACGAGCAGGACGCCATGCTGTTCTTCGACGACGTGCTGGTTCCGTGGGACCGGGTGTTCCTGCTGCGCGACGGCAACCTCGCCCGGGTCGGACTCGGACGGATCAACGCCTGGAGCGCGGCCGCCGGCCACATCCGCTACCAGGAACGGCTGCGGACCCTGCTCGCCGTCGGCACGCTGCTCGCCGACGCGATCGGAGCCTCGGGGCTGCGTCACGTCCAGGAGGACCTCGGGGAGTTGGCGAGCTACGTTGACCTCGTCGGGTACTTTCTCGACGCGGGGGAGGCCAGGGCCGAGACGACGGACGGCGGCCTGCTCGCGCCGGGTAACACCGACGCGAGCCGCGTGTGGTCGGCGCAGGTCGCCGGCCGGGCGGTGGAGATCGTGCGGCGGATCGGCTCGTCGGGTGTCCTCATGCAGCCCAGCGAGCGTGACCTCGCCGCCGCCGACCTGCGGCCCTATCTCGATCGGTACATGCGGGGCGCGAACCTCCCGGTCGAGGAGAAGTCACGGCTGTTCCGGCTGGCCTGGGAGCTCACGGCGGACAGCTTCGGGCAGCGTCAGGACCTCTATGAGTTCGTCCACCGCGGGGACATCACCCGCAACCGGATCAACCTGCTCCGCCGGGATGACCTGGGACCTGTCACCGACCAGATCCGGGAGCTGATCACCCGTCCGCTCTGA